From Pseudoalteromonas viridis, the proteins below share one genomic window:
- a CDS encoding flagellar brake domain-containing protein: protein MLKRKTQRSRKHLTQIPAGSLIDIEIVMPASRKRVRTEFIGVLEDQYIILNYPNPKRLGAAADYVKTGTEIIVRALPEDSNGQIIAFKENIKAISNHPARLIFLFYPREVQTYQLRAQTRVPALIPAILQLPDYNEVGIIKDISLSGMMFDIQKEHLPDDLESENCEVLIEGKDDNASAIKGKVCRIIESAEGNVSLGIQVVGPDTTIKAVLKDYLIDLSILSDEE, encoded by the coding sequence ATGTTGAAGCGTAAAACGCAACGGAGCAGGAAGCACTTAACGCAAATTCCAGCGGGTAGCTTGATCGATATCGAAATCGTCATGCCGGCCAGTCGGAAACGCGTCCGTACAGAGTTTATCGGGGTGCTTGAAGATCAATATATTATTTTAAACTATCCCAACCCTAAGCGACTCGGCGCGGCGGCAGATTATGTGAAGACTGGTACGGAGATCATCGTCCGGGCCCTGCCTGAAGACAGCAATGGTCAGATCATTGCCTTCAAAGAGAACATTAAAGCCATTAGTAATCACCCCGCGCGGCTTATTTTTCTGTTTTACCCTCGTGAAGTACAAACCTATCAGCTGCGTGCCCAAACCCGTGTGCCAGCCCTAATCCCGGCTATTTTACAATTACCAGATTACAATGAAGTTGGGATCATCAAAGACATATCACTGTCTGGCATGATGTTCGACATCCAAAAAGAGCACCTGCCGGACGACCTGGAATCAGAAAACTGTGAGGTACTGATTGAAGGTAAAGACGACAACGCATCAGCCATTAAAGGTAAGGTATGTCGTATTATTGAAAGTGCGGAGGGCAATGTGTCTTTGGGGATCCAGGTGGTGGGCCCGGATACCACCATAAAAGCGGTACTAAAAGACTACCTGATTGATTTGTCTATTTTGTCCGACGAGGAATAA
- the trkA gene encoding Trk system potassium transporter TrkA: protein MKIIILGAGQVGGTLAENLVGEQNEITVVDIDGERLRELQDKYDLQGVTGHSAHPDVLRQAGAEDADMVIAVTSSDEVNMIACQVAYSIFNTPTKIARIRSEQYLKYREKLFHNDDLPVDHYIAPEQLVTRYIRRLIDYPGALQVLQFADGMLSLVAVKAYYGGMLVGYALSALKEHIPNVDTRVAAIYRQGKAIKPLGTTVIEADDEVFFIAATKHIRAVMNELQKLERSYRKIMIAGGGNIGAGLARSLEKNHSVKLIERNHDRAASLSEMLDNTVVFCGDASDQELLSEEHIEQVDVFIAVTNDDEANIMAAMLAKRMGAQKTMVLIQRGAYVDLVQGGEIDIAISPQQATISALLTHVRRGDIVNVYSLRKGAAEAIEAVAHGDENTSKVVGRAIRDIKLPAGTTIGAIVRDDEVLIAHDDTIILSGDHVIMFLIDKKHIGIVEKLFQVSALFV from the coding sequence ATGAAAATCATCATCTTAGGCGCCGGACAAGTCGGCGGCACACTGGCCGAAAACCTGGTCGGCGAACAGAACGAAATCACCGTGGTAGACATTGACGGCGAGCGACTGAGGGAACTGCAGGACAAATACGACCTGCAAGGCGTGACCGGGCACAGTGCGCACCCGGATGTGCTCAGGCAAGCCGGTGCCGAAGATGCCGATATGGTCATTGCGGTGACCAGCTCGGACGAGGTCAATATGATCGCCTGTCAGGTGGCCTACAGTATTTTTAATACGCCCACCAAAATTGCCCGGATCCGCTCTGAGCAATACCTGAAGTATCGGGAAAAGCTCTTTCATAACGACGACCTGCCGGTTGACCACTATATTGCTCCGGAGCAGCTGGTGACCCGTTATATTCGTCGCCTGATCGACTACCCCGGTGCGCTACAGGTACTGCAATTCGCCGATGGCATGCTCTCTTTGGTGGCGGTTAAAGCCTACTATGGTGGTATGCTGGTTGGCTACGCGTTGTCAGCACTGAAAGAGCACATTCCCAATGTCGACACCCGCGTGGCGGCCATTTATCGTCAGGGTAAAGCGATTAAGCCGCTTGGTACCACAGTAATAGAGGCTGATGATGAGGTTTTCTTCATCGCGGCGACCAAACATATTCGCGCGGTGATGAATGAGCTACAAAAGCTGGAACGTTCGTACCGTAAGATAATGATTGCCGGCGGTGGTAATATCGGTGCTGGCCTCGCTCGCTCACTTGAGAAAAACCACAGCGTTAAACTGATTGAACGCAACCACGACCGGGCCGCTTCGCTGTCTGAAATGCTCGACAATACCGTGGTCTTTTGTGGTGACGCCTCTGATCAGGAGCTGTTATCTGAAGAGCATATTGAGCAGGTTGATGTCTTTATTGCGGTAACCAATGATGATGAAGCCAATATCATGGCCGCTATGCTGGCCAAACGTATGGGCGCGCAAAAGACCATGGTGCTGATCCAGCGGGGCGCTTATGTCGACCTGGTTCAGGGTGGCGAAATTGACATTGCTATTTCTCCGCAGCAAGCCACTATCTCTGCATTGCTCACACATGTAAGACGCGGTGATATTGTGAACGTTTACTCATTGCGTAAAGGTGCAGCAGAAGCCATCGAAGCGGTTGCGCATGGTGACGAAAACACGTCTAAAGTGGTTGGCCGGGCTATAAGGGATATAAAGCTGCCTGCGGGCACCACCATAGGTGCCATTGTGCGGGATGACGAAGTATTAATTGCCCATGATGACACCATTATTCTTTCAGGCGATCATGTCATCATGTTCCTGATAGATAAAAAGCATATTGGCATCGTTGAAAAGCTCTTCCAGGTCAGCGCATTGTTTGTTTAA
- the rsmB gene encoding 16S rRNA (cytosine(967)-C(5))-methyltransferase RsmB, which yields MTNVRALAAQTLFQVVDKGQSLTTQLPYASRQLPVKDRALLQQICYGVLRYLPSLEHYCQQLLEQPLKGKNRVFQFLLYVGIYQLQHMRVPAHAAVAETVNAANKLQAPGLKGLINAVLRNFQRAQDTLEASADAIPVCKYNHPGWFIKKLQAAYPQQWQDILHDNQQQAPMWLRVNQRQSSTADYAARLDGEGIAHTLDPDFVDGILLTKPVDVQQLPDFAQGASSVQDAAAQMAARLLDPQDSEHILDACAAPGGKTCHILELADANVIALDADGERLKRVDENLKRLHLSAQCLEANAATPDTWWQGEQFDRILLDVPCSATGVIRRHPDIKWLRRATDIDELAALQASILDAIWPLLKPGGTLVYATCSVLPQENTEQVTAFLARTADAQLTPLHAQDTPDKPGLQLLPGHTDGFYYARLKKQ from the coding sequence ATGACCAATGTACGCGCGCTTGCCGCGCAAACCCTGTTTCAGGTTGTTGATAAAGGCCAGTCACTGACTACCCAATTGCCCTATGCCAGCCGTCAGTTACCAGTAAAAGACCGCGCTCTGTTACAGCAGATCTGCTATGGCGTTTTGCGCTACCTGCCAAGCCTGGAGCACTATTGTCAGCAACTGCTGGAGCAACCACTTAAAGGTAAGAACCGGGTCTTTCAATTTTTGTTGTATGTGGGTATTTATCAGCTGCAACACATGCGCGTGCCTGCTCATGCAGCCGTCGCCGAAACCGTGAATGCAGCCAATAAGCTTCAGGCACCCGGACTTAAGGGGCTGATCAACGCGGTATTACGTAACTTTCAGCGCGCTCAGGACACACTGGAAGCCAGCGCCGATGCCATCCCAGTATGCAAATACAACCATCCGGGCTGGTTTATCAAAAAGCTACAGGCGGCTTACCCACAGCAATGGCAAGATATATTGCATGACAACCAGCAGCAAGCACCTATGTGGTTACGTGTAAACCAGCGCCAGTCGAGCACCGCAGACTATGCCGCGCGCCTCGATGGTGAAGGCATTGCACATACGCTGGACCCGGACTTTGTGGATGGCATTTTGCTGACCAAACCTGTGGATGTACAGCAGCTACCAGACTTTGCTCAGGGTGCCAGCTCAGTGCAGGATGCCGCAGCGCAAATGGCTGCCCGTTTACTGGACCCACAGGATAGCGAGCATATTCTGGATGCCTGTGCCGCCCCCGGAGGTAAAACCTGCCATATTCTGGAACTGGCCGACGCCAATGTGATTGCTTTGGATGCCGATGGTGAGCGCCTCAAGCGCGTCGACGAAAACCTTAAACGCCTGCACCTCAGCGCCCAGTGCCTTGAAGCGAATGCTGCAACACCGGATACCTGGTGGCAGGGCGAACAGTTTGATCGCATTTTATTAGATGTGCCCTGCTCAGCAACTGGCGTTATCCGTCGCCACCCGGACATCAAGTGGTTGCGTCGTGCCACCGACATCGATGAACTGGCGGCCTTACAGGCCAGTATTTTGGATGCCATCTGGCCACTGCTCAAGCCAGGCGGCACGTTAGTATACGCAACCTGCTCTGTGCTGCCTCAGGAAAATACCGAGCAAGTAACGGCGTTTTTAGCACGTACCGCGGATGCTCAGCTCACCCCGCTGCACGCACAGGACACGCCGGATAAACCCGGATTGCAATTGCTGCCAGGCCATACCGATGGCTTTTATTATGCACGGCTGAAAAAACAATAA
- the fmt gene encoding methionyl-tRNA formyltransferase, producing the protein MSKSLRIVFAGTPDFAAKHLAALIASHHDVVAVYSQPDRPAGRGKKLKASEVKTLALEHNLPVYQPQSLKSDDAQADLAALEADVMVVVAYGLLLPKAILDTPRLGCLNVHGSILPRWRGAAPIQRAIWAGDKETGVTIMQMDEGLDTGDMLHIATCPIDQDETSASLYNKLAELGPDALVETLDKLAEDKLSAEPQDDAQANYAKKLSKEEANIDWTMDAAQIERNIRAFNPWPVCYTQMQGQTVKVWQASVVAQQGTPGQVLSADKAGITIACGEQALTITQLQPQGKKPMSAQDFLNGRSDWVTPGSQVGA; encoded by the coding sequence GTGAGCAAATCTCTGCGTATTGTCTTTGCGGGCACCCCGGATTTTGCTGCCAAGCACTTGGCAGCGCTGATCGCATCACACCATGACGTTGTCGCTGTATACAGCCAGCCCGACCGCCCTGCCGGCCGCGGTAAAAAACTCAAAGCCAGCGAAGTAAAAACTCTGGCACTGGAACATAACCTGCCGGTCTATCAGCCTCAGTCTCTCAAGTCTGACGATGCACAGGCGGATCTTGCTGCGCTGGAAGCCGACGTAATGGTTGTGGTGGCTTATGGCCTGTTATTACCAAAAGCCATTTTAGATACGCCAAGACTTGGCTGTCTCAACGTTCACGGTTCAATCTTGCCACGCTGGCGTGGTGCGGCGCCAATCCAGCGTGCTATCTGGGCTGGCGATAAAGAGACAGGCGTCACCATTATGCAAATGGATGAAGGCCTGGATACCGGCGACATGCTGCACATTGCAACTTGTCCAATTGACCAAGACGAAACCAGCGCCAGCCTGTATAACAAACTGGCCGAGCTGGGACCCGATGCATTAGTGGAGACTCTGGACAAACTGGCTGAAGACAAGCTCAGTGCCGAGCCGCAGGATGATGCGCAGGCAAATTACGCCAAAAAGCTTTCTAAAGAAGAAGCCAACATAGACTGGACAATGGACGCAGCACAAATCGAGCGTAACATCCGTGCCTTCAATCCCTGGCCGGTCTGCTACACCCAGATGCAAGGCCAAACCGTTAAAGTCTGGCAGGCAAGCGTGGTTGCACAGCAAGGCACGCCCGGACAGGTGCTCAGTGCCGATAAAGCCGGCATCACCATTGCTTGCGGTGAGCAAGCACTGACTATCACACAACTTCAACCGCAAGGTAAAAAGCCCATGTCAGCACAAGACTTTTTAAATGGTCGCAGCGACTGGGTAACCCCAGGTAGCCAGGTGGGTGCCTGA
- the def gene encoding peptide deformylase — protein sequence MAKLAVLSFPDERLRTVAKPVAEVNDEIRQIVADMLETMYEENGIGLAATQVDIHQRIVVIDVSEERDEPRVLINPEIIAKDGSTISEEGCLSVPYSYAKVDRAETVTVKALNEHGESYEFDADGLLAVCVQHELDHLQGKLFIDYLSPLKRQRIRKKIEKEAKLAARA from the coding sequence ATGGCTAAGTTAGCAGTACTGAGTTTTCCAGATGAGCGTTTGCGCACGGTTGCAAAACCAGTTGCCGAAGTAAATGACGAGATCCGCCAGATTGTCGCGGACATGCTGGAAACCATGTATGAAGAAAATGGTATTGGCCTTGCCGCCACGCAGGTAGATATTCACCAGCGCATTGTAGTGATCGATGTCTCAGAAGAACGTGACGAACCGCGCGTGTTGATCAACCCTGAAATCATCGCAAAAGATGGCTCTACCATCAGTGAGGAAGGCTGTCTGTCTGTGCCTTATTCCTACGCCAAAGTGGATCGTGCAGAAACCGTCACCGTTAAAGCACTTAACGAGCACGGCGAAAGCTACGAGTTTGACGCTGATGGTTTGTTAGCTGTGTGCGTACAGCACGAACTCGACCACCTGCAAGGCAAGTTGTTCATCGATTACTTGTCGCCGCTGAAGCGTCAGCGGATCCGTAAAAAAATCGAAAAAGAAGCCAAACTGGCGGCACGCGCTTAA
- a CDS encoding LysM peptidoglycan-binding domain-containing protein gives MKSHIAALLLATSAVFPALAQTLAVKTSAPERYVVKKGDTLWDISSLYLNSPWKWPALWQWNPQINNPHLIYPGDVLSLHYDSEGNPRLSLAKGVRRLSPQVRVVSDKNQAIPTLPLAVMEPFMRFEQAMGESDFDQLPMVLGSNFNYKMNVEGHLLYVKGDLPRGANYGIYRKGDAYRDPDNGAILAYESVLVGTGRVVRTGNIEAGEPSTVKIESVRREVKPSDVLMPISSGQSYSANFKMTQPVQAISGNIIASSNKLREFSTMAVVVIDLGRKDDLQEGNVLAIHRQSPTVIEKESGPSYIEDASSLDKVITQVSEWFGEENDEDSVVWHMPKEQVGELMLFKVYDNISYAMVTKTRQPVRVGDSVSSR, from the coding sequence ATGAAATCTCATATTGCCGCCCTTTTGCTGGCAACGAGTGCTGTTTTTCCTGCCCTAGCACAAACGCTGGCGGTTAAAACCAGTGCGCCCGAGCGTTATGTTGTTAAAAAAGGGGATACCCTTTGGGATATTTCCAGCCTGTACCTGAACAGCCCCTGGAAGTGGCCCGCTTTGTGGCAATGGAACCCCCAGATCAACAATCCGCATCTGATCTATCCGGGAGACGTATTATCGCTGCATTATGATAGCGAGGGAAATCCGCGCCTAAGTTTGGCGAAAGGGGTACGTCGGCTTTCCCCTCAGGTCCGTGTTGTCAGTGATAAAAACCAGGCCATTCCGACTTTGCCTTTGGCGGTGATGGAACCCTTTATGCGCTTTGAGCAGGCGATGGGGGAATCGGATTTTGACCAGCTGCCTATGGTGCTGGGCTCAAACTTCAATTACAAAATGAATGTCGAGGGGCACCTTTTGTATGTCAAAGGGGATCTGCCGCGTGGTGCTAACTATGGCATTTATCGTAAGGGAGATGCCTACCGGGATCCTGATAATGGCGCGATATTAGCCTATGAGTCTGTTCTGGTCGGAACCGGCCGGGTGGTTAGAACCGGCAATATTGAAGCTGGTGAACCGAGCACGGTGAAGATTGAATCGGTTCGCCGTGAAGTGAAACCCAGTGACGTGCTAATGCCCATCTCCAGCGGGCAAAGTTATTCGGCTAACTTCAAAATGACCCAGCCGGTGCAGGCCATTTCAGGCAACATCATTGCGAGCAGTAATAAGTTGCGTGAGTTCAGTACCATGGCGGTTGTGGTTATCGACTTAGGTCGTAAAGATGACCTGCAAGAAGGGAATGTACTTGCAATCCATCGCCAGTCTCCTACAGTGATTGAAAAGGAGTCGGGTCCGAGTTATATCGAAGATGCCAGCAGCCTGGACAAAGTGATCACGCAAGTGAGCGAATGGTTTGGTGAAGAGAACGACGAAGACAGCGTCGTCTGGCATATGCCAAAAGAACAGGTCGGTGAGCTGATGCTGTTCAAAGTGTATGACAACATCAGTTATGCCATGGTGACCAAAACACGTCAGCCCGTCAGAGTGGGGGATTCTGTCAGCAGTCGTTAA